Proteins from a single region of Rhea pennata isolate bPtePen1 chromosome 4, bPtePen1.pri, whole genome shotgun sequence:
- the LOC134140016 gene encoding programmed cell death protein 4-like isoform X1, whose translation MSASAVPAASAAELGAADRAPFATGPCPGGVEEEEEEDGDEALLGAGGPGARTPQEKLLHEARLKAKAKRRLRRTSSRDSARESLCEGAEPGAEPGSPKGKAHDRRSRTGKGRGLPKKGGAGGKGVWGAPGVVYGYQEPDARDPNYDEAAQGDTVYATVVPELEEGELEKNVQPMVLEYFEHGDTSEVMELLRGLNLGSRKHAVPSLAVALALEGKASHRELTSRLLSDLVGRVVTPEDIAWAFDKMLRDLPDLILDTPEAPQMLGQFIARAVADHALPLDFLERYKGRVDCEHARAALDRAAVLLRIKRDVNRLDNVWGVGGGQRPVKHLVKEMNLLLREYLLSGEVAEAERCLRALEVPHFHHELVYEALLMVLEGSGEAPVAMMVTLLKVLWETGLVTLDQMNRGFQRVYEELGDISLDVPQAHGVLERLVERCFEAGVITRALRDACPARGRKRFVSEGDGGQIKQ comes from the exons ccCGGCGCCCGGACCCCccaggagaagctgctgcacGAGGCGCGGCTGAAGGCGAAGGCGaagcggcggctgcggcgcaCCTCGTCGCGGGACTCGGCCCGCGAGTCGCTGTGCGAGggcgccgagcccggcgccgAGCCCGGCAGCCCCAAGGGCAAAGCCCACGACCGCCGGTCGCGCACGGGCAAGGGCCGCGGGCTGCCCAAGAAAG GTGGCGCGGGGGGCAAGGGCGTGTGGGGTGCCCCCGGCGTGGTCTACGGCTACCAGGAGCCCGACGCCCGCGACCCCAACTATGACGAGGCGGCGCAG GGGGACACGGTCTACGCCACCGTGGTGCCCGAGCTGGAGGAGGGCGAGCTGGAGAAGAACGTGCAGCCCATGGTGCTGGAGTACTTCGAGCACGGGGACACCAGCGAAGTCATG gagctgctgcggggGCTGAACCTGGGCAGCCGGAAGCACGCGGTGCCCTCGCTGGCGGTGGCCCTGGCGCTGGAGGGCAAGGCCAGCCACCGGGAGCTGACGTCCCGCCTGCTCTCCGACCTGGTGGGCCGCGTGGTGACCCCTGAGGACATCGCCTGGGCCTTCGACAAGATGCTGCGGGACCTGCCCGACCTCATCCTCGACACCCCCGAGGCTCCGCAG ATGCTGGGACAGTTCATTGCGCGGGCGGTGGCCGACCACGCGCTGCCCCTCGACTTCCTGGAGCGCTACAAGGGCCGGGTGGACTGCGAGCACGCCAG ggccGCCCTGGACCGCGCCGCCGTGCTGCTCCGCATCAAGCGCGACGTCAACCGGCTGGACAACGTGTGGGGCGTGGGGGGCGGCCAGCGCCCCGTCAAGCACCTCGTCAAGGAG ATGAACCTGCTGCTGCGCGAGTACCTGCTGTCCGGGGAGGTGGCGGAGGCCGAGCGGTGCCTGCGGGCGCTGGAGGTGCCCCACTTCCACCACGAGCTGGTGTACGAG gccCTGCTCATGGTGCTGGAGGGCTCCGGCGAGGCGCCCGTCGCCATGATGGTGACGCTGCTGAAGGTGCTGTGGGAGACGGGGCTGGTGACGCTGGACCAGATGAACCGG GGCTTCCAGCGGGTCTACGAGGAGCTGGGGGACATCAGCCTGGACGTGCCGCAGGCGCACGGCGTCCTCGAGCGCCTCGTGGAGCGCTGCTTCGAGGCCGGCGTCATCACCCGGGCGCTGCGGGACGCCTGCCCCGCCAG gGGCCGGAAGCGCTTTGTGAGCGAGGGCGACGGGGGCCAGATCAAGCAGTGA
- the MOGS gene encoding LOW QUALITY PROTEIN: mannosyl-oligosaccharide glucosidase (The sequence of the model RefSeq protein was modified relative to this genomic sequence to represent the inferred CDS: inserted 1 base in 1 codon) → MKTRSPRALVTGLMWMQQREAEASLRHTCEQGDGLSRYGWLQHDGESFGVQDIHDHGLLLRTEFVKRPGGEHGGDWSWRVTARPEGAGNLGSLISLFFYVATDGQGTLQPHVENKTRLASVTGTTEELGHFKISFLQPTAETGTAPKYASYNYLQAVSPGLHRLTDVVKSSLSNRFVFAPPGGPWQHFFAVDTFRGXPGSAEQAPHSHLLLHQVTLQLPCRMEVTFESGSVTGRPGPLAGPALTEELAGHVAAFERRFEETFSLGRKGFAPAQQRFAQAALSNMLGGMGYFHGHSIVQSVHTEQPLPYPEGSLFTAVPSRSFFPRGFLWDEGFHQLLVARWDPALSREVIAHWLDLMNVEGWIPREQILDDEARAKVPPEFILQHNENANPPTLFLALQQLLGTAPLPYLQRLFPRLRTWYDWYNTTQAGPLPYTFRWRGRDRDPELFLNPKTLTSGLDDYPRASHPSADERHLDLRCWMALASAVMGDMAERLDEPAEPYRHMQRALSDNELLDRLHWAEHLGMFADYGNHSQAVGLEREKVRAVPGQAPPVPRLVRVVRKAPELQFVGALGYVSLFPFLLQLLRPDSPRLPRVLAALRSERHLWTPYGLRSLSRASPLYMKRNTEHDPPYWRGPVWVNINYLAVRALHHYSGRQGPYREQAAQLYRELRANLVANLYRQYAESGYLWEQYSDSTGKGQGCYPFTGWSALVVLVMAEEY, encoded by the exons ATGAAGacccgcagcccccgcgccctCGTCACCG GGCTGATGTGGATGCAGCAGCGGGAGGCAGAGGCGAGCCTGCGGCACACGTGTGAGCAGGGCGACGGGCTGTCCCGCTACGGCTGGCTGCAGCACGACGGCGAGAGCTTCGGCGTGCAGGACATCCACGACCACGGGCTGCTGCTGCGCACCGAGTTCGTGAAGAGGCCGGGCGGGGAGCATGGCGGGGATTGGAGCTGGCGCGTCACGGCCCGGCCGGAG GGCGCAGGCAACCTGGGCTCCCTCATCTCCCTGTTCTTCTACGTAGCCACTGATGGGCAGGGAACGCTGCAGCCGCACGTGGAGAACAAAACCCGGCTGGCTTCTGTGACAGGGACGACCGAAGAGCTGGGTCACTTCAAGATCTCCTTCCTGCAGCCCACGGCAGAGACTGGGACAGCCCCCAAATACGCCAG CTACAACTACCTGCAGGCTGTGAGCCCGGGGCTGCACCGCCTCACGGACGTGGTGAAGAGCAGCTTGAGCAATCGCTTCGTCTTCGCTCCGCCGGGCGGGCCCTGGCAGCACTTCTTCGCTGTGGACACGTTCCGGG TGCCGGGGAGCGCGGAGCAGGCACCGCACAGTCACCTGCTGCTGCACCAAGTGAcgctgcagctgccctgccgCATGGAAGTAACGTTCGAGTCGGGCAGCGTCacgggccggcccggcccgttGGCGGGGCCCGCGCTGACCGAGGAGCTGGCCGGGCACGTGGCCGCCTTCGAGCGGCGCTTCGAGGAGACCTTCTCGCTGGGCCGCAAAGGCTTCGCCCCCGCCCAGCAGCGCTTTGCCCAGGCCGCCCTCAGCAACATGCTGGGCGGGATGGGCTACTTCCACGGGCACTCCATCGTGCAGTCGGTGCACACCGAGCAGCCGCTGCCCTACCCCGAGGGCTCCCTCTTCACCGCCGTGCCTTCCCGCTCCTTCTTCCCCCGTGGCTTCCTCTGGGACGAGGGCTTCCACCAGCTGCTGGTGGCGCGCTGGGACCCCGCTCTGAGCCGCGAGGTGATCGCGCACTGGCTCGACCTCATGAACGTGGAGGGCTGGATCCCGCGGGAGCAGATCCTGGACGATGAGGCGCGTGCCAAGGTGCCGCCCGAGTTCATCCTGCAGCACAACGAGAACGCCAACCCGCCGACGCTGTTCCTGgcgctgcagcagctgctggggacGGCCCCGCTGCCCTACCTGCAGCGCCTCTTCCCCCGCCTGCGCACCTGGTACGACTGGTACAACACCACGCAGGCCGGGCCGCTGCCCTACACCTTCCGCTGGCGCGGCCGGGACCGTGACCCCGAGCTCTTCCTCAACCCCAAGACGCTGACGTCGGGGCTGGATGACTACCCCCGGGCCTCGCACCCCTCCGCAGACGAGCGGCACCTCGACCTCCGCTGCTGGATGGCGCTGGCCTCCGCCGTCATGGGGGACATGGCGGAGCGGCTGGACGAGCCAGCGGAGCCCTACCGGCACATGCAGCGGGCGCTGAGCGACAACGAGCTGCTGGACCGGCTCCACTGGGCCGAGCACCTGGGCATGTTCGCCGACTACGGGAACCACAGCCAGGCGGTGGGGCTGGAGCGGGAGAAAGTGAGGGCGGTGCCGGGGCAGGCGCCGCCGGTGCCCCGGCTGGTGCGCGTGGTCCGCAAGGCGCCCGAGCTGCAGTTTGTGGGGGCCCTGGGCTACGTGagcctcttccccttcctgctgcagctgctgcgcCCCGACTCGCCCCGCCTGCCCCGCGTGCTGGCCGCCCTGCGCAGCGAGCGGCACCTCTGGACGCCCTACGGCCTCCGCTCGCTCTCCCGCGCCAGCCCGCTCTACATGAAGCGCAACACGGAGCACGACCCGCCGTACTGGCGGGGCCCCGTCTGGGTCAACATCAACTACCTGGCGGTGCGGGCGCTGCACCACTACAGCGGCCGCCAGGGCCCCTACCGGGAGCAGGCAGCCCAGCTCTACCGGGAGCTGCGCGCCAACCTCGTCGCCAACCTGTACCGGCAGTACGCCGAGAGCGGCTACCTCTGGGAGCAGTACAGCGACAGCACGGGCAAGGGCCAGGGCTGCTACCCCTTCACGGGCTGGTCGGCCCTGGTGGTGCTGGTGATGGCCGAGGAGTACTAG
- the WBP1 gene encoding WW domain-binding protein 1, with product MERPGSGGAEGAWAALLGRQHQQAREYCPGVNNQPYVCETGHCCGETGCCTYYYELWWFWLLWTILILFSCCCAYRHRRAKLRLQQQQRQREINLIAYHGACNYPTSMMDLRMLASFKLPAYEEVAHRPSTPPPPYSAILAQLSGPRSRLGSSTLTLSPSSENYTSCSCESSCVTSPSSTSLSVQVTDETERSRASTPSEEGGTSSTGTCGSWELPEEPPAREAPHKHALFSSNVDFFEADCHHCSDIEEGEEEEEEEEEGGTAQGEGGEHFRHRRLTGDSGIEVGRCQEEEGGEESEGEGAHLLSKAGPAPPPPPPERKSLCGLPSEAGSEEPGSPPLPV from the exons ATGGAGCGgcccgggagcggcggcgccgagggGGCCTGGGCCGCGCTGCTGGGCCGGCAGCACCAGCAG GCTCGGGAGTACTGCCCGGGGGTGAACAACCAGCCCTACGTGTGCGAGACAGGGCACTGCTGTGGAGAGACCGGATGCTGCACCTATTACTACGAGCTCTGGT GGTTCTGGCTCCTCTGGACCATCCTCATcctcttcagctgctgctgtgcctaCCGGCACCGCCGGGCCAAACTgcgcctgcagcagcagcagcggcagcgggAGATCAACCTCATCGCCTACCACGGTGCCTGCAACTACCCCACCTCCATGATGGACCTCA GGATGCTGGCTTCCTTTAAGCTGCCTGCCTACGAGGAGGTGGCCCACCGGCCCagcaccccgccgccgccctaCAGCGCCATCCTGGCCCAGCTGAGCGGGCCGCGCAGCCGCCTGGGCTCCAGCACGCTCACCCTCTCGCCCAGCTCCGAAAACTACACTAGCTGCTCGTGCGAGTCGAGCTGCGTGACGTCCCCCAGCAGCACGTCGCTGTCAGTGCAGGTGACGGACGAGACGGAGCGCAGCCGGGCCAGCACGCCCAGCGAGGAGGGCGGCACCAGCAGCACCGGCACCTGCGGCAGCTGGGAGCTGCCTGaggagccgcccgcccgcgaGGCCCCGCACAAGCACGCCCTCTTCTCCTCTAACGTGGACTTCTTCGAGGCCGACTGCCACCACTGCTCCGACATcgaggaaggggaggaggaggaggaggaggaggaggagggcggcaCGGCCCAGGGCGAAGGCGGCGAGCACTTCCGGCACCGGCGCCTCACCGGCGACTCCGGCATTGAGGTGGGGCgctgccaggaggaggagggcggggaggaGAGCGAGGGCGAGGGCGCCCACCTGCTCAGCAAGGccggccccgcaccgccgccgccgccgcccgagcGCAAGAGCCTCTGTGGGCTCCCGAGTGAGGCGGGCAGCGAGGAGCCGGGCTCGCCCCCGCTGCCCGTCTGA
- the INO80B gene encoding INO80 complex subunit B, whose translation MSKAWRRGRMEGGEAGEEEAAGGHGAHKKKHKKHKKKHKKKHHHEPAAPAEGPEPPAALRKPQLKLKIKLGGQILGTKSVPTFTVVPEVPRSPSPLMVVDEEDEPTEGVPIEQYRAWLDEDSNLDPSPLPDLDSESCFPAREEEEEEEERWLDALEKGELDDNGELKKEVDESLLTARQKALLHKQQSQPLLELPMGYKTKEMTEEMLVKREERARKRRLQAAKKAEENKNQTIERLTKTNKAKVKTLRERKAKQAPCPVVHYCNATDRITVSFPAGMALPLLPAPAPVVPVPVLCGVSGCPNRKRYSCSRTGLPLCSLACYKKNLQLQEAAA comes from the exons atGAGCAAAGCGTGGCGGCGCGGCAGGATGGAGGGCGGCGAGGCCG gcgaggaggaggcggcgggcggccacGGCGCGCACAAGAAGAAGCACAAGAAGCACAAGAAGAAGCACAAGAAGAAGCACCACCAcgagccggcggcgccggccgagggcccggagccccccgccgccctgcgcAAGCCCCAGCTCAAGCTGAAGATCAAGCTCGGGGGGCAGATCCTGGGCACCAAGAG CGTGCCGACCTTCACGGTGGTCCCCGAGGTGCCGCGCTCCCCCTCCCCGCTGATGGTCGTGGATGAGGAGGACGAGCCCACAGAGGGGGTGCCCATCGAGCAGTATCGGGCCTGGCTGG ATGAGGACAGTAACCTGGACCCGTCGCCTCTGCCGGACTTGGACTCGGAGAGCTGCTTCCCTGCTcgtgaggaggaggaggaggaggaagagcgcTGGCTGGATGCGCTGGAGAAGGGCGAGCTGGACGACAACGGGGAGCTCAAGAAGGAGGTGGACGAGTCCTTGCTCACGGCCAGACAG AAAGCGCTCCTGCACAAGCAGCAGAGCCAGCCGCTGCTGGAGCTACCCATGGGCTATAAGACGAAGGAGATGACAGAGGAGATGCTGGTGAAGCGAGAGGAGCGTGCCCGCAAGAGGCGCCTGCAGGCGGCCAAGAAGGCGGAGGAGAACAAGAACCAGACCATTGAGCGCCTCACCAAGACCAACAAGGCCAAGGTGAAGACGCTGCGGGAGCGCAAGGCCAAGCAGGCGCCCTGCCCCGTCGTGCACTACTGCAACGCCACCGACCGCATCACCGTGTCCTTCCCCGCTGGCATGGCCCTGCCGCTGctgcccgcccccgcccctGTGGTGCCCGTGCCTGTGCTCTGCGGGGTGAGCGGCTGCCCCAACCGCAAGCGCTACTCCTGCTCGCGCACGGGCCTGCCCCTCTGCAGCCTGGCCTGCTACAAGAAGAacttgcagctgcaggaggccGCAGCCTAG